The Candidatus Accumulibacter similis genome has a segment encoding these proteins:
- a CDS encoding transposase, whose amino-acid sequence MMTSLLNPVTFPAAAFAELYHGRWRIEEAFKRIKSRLGLEHTSGLSWHAAHQDFGAKVVFDNLNALAAYVATDALLDPGSSYKINRTFELEKIKRRVGRWFLAATATTRRLKPILQEIALNLQKFLPDRSQPRKPQPKPHLSHAYK is encoded by the coding sequence TTGATGACATCGCTTCTCAATCCAGTGACCTTTCCGGCCGCCGCGTTTGCCGAGCTGTACCACGGCCGCTGGCGAATCGAGGAGGCATTTAAACGGATCAAGAGCCGGCTTGGTCTGGAGCATACCTCGGGCTTGTCCTGGCACGCCGCGCATCAGGATTTCGGGGCGAAGGTGGTCTTCGACAACCTCAATGCACTGGCCGCCTATGTCGCCACCGATGCCCTCCTCGATCCCGGTTCGTCCTACAAGATCAACCGCACCTTCGAACTCGAGAAGATCAAGCGACGGGTCGGCCGTTGGTTCCTGGCTGCAACCGCCACCACTCGCCGCCTCAAGCCCATCCTCCAGGAAATCGCGTTGAACCTCCAGAAGTTCCTCCCCGATCGCTCCCAACCTCGAAAACCGCAGCCGAAACCGCACCTGTCGCATGCCTACAAGTAA
- a CDS encoding DUF86 domain-containing protein → MDRQVVEQKLESLRRCLLRVTEKCPVDAASLERDVDAQDIITLNLTRAVQVSVDLAAHLIASRDVPAPNTMGQSFEALASLGLISPLLAIRMKKAVGFRKIAIHNYDAIDWHIVHSICQRNLNDFRDFAACIVNLEQL, encoded by the coding sequence ATGGATCGGCAGGTAGTCGAGCAGAAGCTCGAGTCCCTCCGCCGCTGTCTGCTCAGAGTGACGGAAAAATGCCCGGTTGATGCGGCAAGCCTGGAGCGCGATGTTGACGCCCAGGACATCATCACGCTGAATCTGACCCGAGCCGTGCAAGTCTCCGTCGATCTGGCGGCCCACCTGATCGCCAGCCGCGACGTCCCCGCGCCAAACACCATGGGGCAAAGCTTTGAAGCTCTCGCAAGCCTTGGCCTGATCAGCCCGCTCCTGGCCATCCGCATGAAGAAGGCGGTCGGATTCCGCAAGATCGCCATCCACAATTACGACGCCATTGACTGGCACATCGTGCACAGCATTTGTCAGCGGAACCTGAATGACTTCCGGGATTTCGCCGCCTGCATCGTGAATCTGGAACAACTCTGA
- a CDS encoding nucleotidyltransferase domain-containing protein: MTTTELIGSVLLRHPHVKLAVLFGSLAGGAARPDSDLDLAVADDRPLSADARMALIADLAEHVGRPVDLIDLTRTGEPLLGQILAHGRRILGSDERYADLLRRHLFDEADFAPYRSRILAERRRAWIGR; encoded by the coding sequence ATGACAACGACCGAATTGATTGGCTCAGTTCTGCTCCGCCACCCTCATGTCAAGCTGGCGGTACTGTTTGGCTCACTGGCAGGGGGTGCGGCTCGACCGGACAGCGACCTCGACCTGGCGGTGGCGGATGACAGGCCGTTGAGCGCCGATGCCAGGATGGCGTTGATCGCCGATCTTGCGGAGCATGTAGGCCGGCCGGTTGATCTGATTGACCTGACTCGCACCGGCGAGCCGCTGCTCGGCCAAATCCTTGCGCATGGGCGCCGCATCCTGGGAAGCGATGAACGCTACGCCGACCTGTTGCGCCGGCACCTTTTCGATGAGGCGGATTTCGCGCCCTATCGTAGCCGCATATTGGCTGAACGGAGGCGGGCATGGATCGGCAGGTAG
- a CDS encoding DUF4351 domain-containing protein, with the protein MYCHFYGTLPSDDYDTPWKDALTRYFPEFMAFYFPRAHGEIDWQQPHIFLERELAQVVQDAQLGKRLVDCLVQIATRDGGEQWVYIHVEVQGQPDADFPERLFTYNYRLYDRYRRPVASLAVLADERENWKPDGFGYHLFGCEVGIRFPVVKLLDYANQTESLLEDPNPFALVTAAHLLTRRTKGDPEQRYEAKWRLAKLLYERNWDKQRIIDLFGVIDWLMRLPRDLEQRLLQEVYTLERKVIMPYVTSAERFGVEKGRQEGRQEGRQEGEAALLKRLLARRFGALPDALQVRLTTADVDQLEEWAIKVLDAASLDEVFDQRPQ; encoded by the coding sequence ATATACTGTCACTTTTATGGGACCCTACCCAGCGACGACTACGACACCCCGTGGAAAGACGCGCTGACGCGCTACTTCCCGGAGTTCATGGCCTTCTACTTCCCGCGAGCCCACGGCGAGATCGACTGGCAGCAGCCGCACATTTTCCTCGAACGGGAACTCGCCCAGGTGGTGCAGGACGCGCAGCTCGGCAAGCGCCTGGTTGACTGCCTGGTACAGATCGCGACGCGGGACGGAGGTGAGCAATGGGTCTACATCCACGTCGAAGTCCAGGGCCAGCCGGATGCCGACTTTCCCGAGCGCCTGTTCACCTACAACTACCGCCTCTACGACCGCTACCGTCGTCCGGTTGCCAGTCTGGCCGTGCTGGCCGACGAACGCGAAAACTGGAAGCCGGACGGGTTTGGCTATCACCTCTTCGGCTGCGAGGTCGGCATCCGCTTTCCCGTGGTCAAGCTCCTGGACTACGCCAACCAGACCGAGTCCCTGCTCGAAGACCCCAACCCCTTCGCACTGGTCACCGCAGCTCACCTTCTCACCCGGCGCACCAAGGGTGACCCGGAACAGCGCTACGAGGCAAAATGGCGGCTGGCCAAGCTGCTCTACGAGCGCAATTGGGACAAGCAGCGCATCATCGATCTGTTCGGGGTCATTGACTGGCTGATGCGGCTGCCGAGAGACCTTGAGCAAAGGCTGCTGCAGGAAGTCTACACACTGGAAAGGAAGGTCATCATGCCTTACGTCACCTCTGCAGAACGCTTCGGAGTCGAGAAAGGCCGACAGGAAGGCCGCCAGGAAGGCCGGCAGGAAGGCGAGGCGGCCCTCCTGAAGCGCCTGCTCGCGCGTCGCTTTGGCGCGCTCCCCGATGCGCTCCAGGTTCGGCTGACCACCGCCGATGTTGATCAGCTGGAAGAATGGGCGATCAAGGTGCTCGATGCCGCGTCCCTGGACGAAGTCTTCGATCAGCGCCCACAGTAG